CCCAGCTGCGGCAGAGGATAGCAATAAGGTATCATATCCTGCCGCTTGACAGAGATGAGGTAGAGGCGTATATCTATCACAGGTTGAACGTTGCCGGGTCTAATGGGAAGAAATTTTTTACAGAAGGCGCTGTTAATGAGGTGTATAGATTTTCCAATGGCATCCCGAGACTGGTAAATATCGTATGCGACAAAGCCCTCCTGGCAGGCTTTGCCTCCAATAAAAAAAATATAGACAAAGTCATGATAAAAAAATGCGGTAAAGAGATCGAGGGCGTATTCGAATGAGCATAATCAACGACGCGATTAAAAAGGCCAGGAAAGAATTCGAAATAAAAAATAAGGGCGCGGCCACTACGTGCGTATTAAACGAAGAAACCTGTCTTCCCGAAAAATCTCAAGAGGCAAATTCTGAAATAAAATGGACCGTTACGGTCACGGTTTCCCTGGTAGTGATAATCTCTCTTCTCGGTTCACTGGCCCTTTACAGACATATATCAAGGGCTGGCACAGGTTATGATCCCGCGATACGCGATCTAAAATCAAAGGTATCTCCCTCTGGTTTTAATCTCCCTGCCCACAAGCAAGCCTTCCATGGCGCCACTATTCAAAATGCCATTGAGCTAAACGGAATAGTCCACGGCCCTGAAGGCAAATGGGCTATTATAAATGACAAAATAGTCAGGGAAGGTGACTCTTTCCTTGATGGCAAAGTCACTGTTATCGCAAAAGACTTTGTGAGAATCGAAAAAGATGATGGCGAGGAGATAGTTTTAAATTTAAAATGAATCGCCCGCCGCTTCTATGGCGGATATAGCTTCTTTTGCCGCTGCCTGTTCCGCGGTCTTCTTGTTCGGTCCCGAGCCTATACCAAACCTCTTACCTGTCATTACAGCTTCCACGATAAAATGTTTTTTATGGTCAGGTCCTATTTCAGATATGATCCTGTAAGACGGGATGGTCTTAAACCTTCTCAGGGCAATCTGCTGGAGCACGGATTTATAATCCCTTGTACCCTTGCCTTCCTTTACGAGCAGGAGTTCAGGGTCGTAAATCCTTTTTATAAACCTGGCTGCTGACTTCAGGTCTCCGTCTAAATATATAGCGCCTATCAATGCCTCTAGGGCGCACAAGAGGTTCGAAGCGTGTTTTTTTCCGCCAGAGGCCTCTTCCCCTTTTCCAAGCAGCAGGTATTCTCCGAAGCGCAACTCTTTTGCTATCCTGCCGAGAGTCGTCCCGCTCACCAGTTGAGATTTATATTTGGTCAGGACCCCCTCGTCTTTATCCGGGTAATCATTATACAGCACATTGCTTATTACGATACCGAGCACAGAGTCTCCAAGGAACTCCAGTCTTTCATTGTCTCCGCTGCAGGATTGAGATCTTTCGTTAGCATAGGATTTATGCGTCAGGGCCTGATTTAGAAGGGATTTATTTCTGAAGCGGTAGCTTATTGCCTTTTCAATGGATTTGAGTTTTTTTAAACGGTCCTTATTTCTTTTTAAGTCCATAGAAGACTTTTTATGGATTCCCTTATTAAAGACTCAGGGATATCTTCTTTTATTACGGTCTTTCCTATTCTAACAGGCAGCACAAACCTGTTTTTGCCGCATATGAATTTCTTGTCATGACCCTGGGCAAGCATGATGTCTTTCACGCTTACGCCTTTTAAGACAGTAGGAAGCCCGGAGTCTTTTATAAGGGCCTTTATCTTTAAATAGTCTGCCTTTGCCAGCAGGCTTAATTTCATTGAGATAAACGAGGCCGCAAGCATACCCAGGGCTATTGCCTGACCATGATCATATGCCTTGCCATATCCAGCAGCTGTCTCTATGGCATGTCCCACTGTATGGCCGAAGTTCAATATTATACGCGTATCTTTATTGTCCAGCTCGTCTTTTTCCACGACAC
The Candidatus Omnitrophota bacterium genome window above contains:
- the rnc gene encoding ribonuclease III, coding for MDLKRNKDRLKKLKSIEKAISYRFRNKSLLNQALTHKSYANERSQSCSGDNERLEFLGDSVLGIVISNVLYNDYPDKDEGVLTKYKSQLVSGTTLGRIAKELRFGEYLLLGKGEEASGGKKHASNLLCALEALIGAIYLDGDLKSAARFIKRIYDPELLLVKEGKGTRDYKSVLQQIALRRFKTIPSYRIISEIGPDHKKHFIVEAVMTGKRFGIGSGPNKKTAEQAAAKEAISAIEAAGDSF